In Leptolyngbyaceae cyanobacterium, one genomic interval encodes:
- a CDS encoding PAS domain S-box protein — MLSSHTTPNTREVIFQTDITGNWTFLSPAWFDITGFTLAESIGQSFFDFVHPEDRQFAVEQFRALIENTTNFNYQEVKYLTKEGREIYLVTKSQLTFASDGNVNGTCGSLREIALRQQAEEYWQQSYTLLTSVIEGTNDAIFAKNTEHKYILVNSTVASTFGKSVAEIIGKDDRALLSEENARQIMENDRRIMTSGQGEIVEEKVLINNVERVYLSTKNVYRDRQGNIKGLIGISRDITEQKRLQIEKQQLIEQLRQEKEDLLALTKITANAISTLNLDELLNVLLSRVVELMQADTAVILLKSGNELIMRATVGVASEIEDKFAVPIGIGRGFAGTIGETMEHLYIEDAQASSLPKDPLIKQLSIRTMLGVPLKRDNRLIGVLHVDWLSIHHFNERELHLLEITAERCSIAILNSQLFEETKHLQERLQLQIDRMPIGYILTDKVFCFVEWNLSAERIFGFTKAEVIGKYCDLIIPLSARPYVREICQRLERGDMTAHGLNENITKDGRLIICEWFNTPLKDANGEIIGFQSMVQDITDRQRAEAALLDSQQRYAMAVNAGKVGVWDWNLQTNEIYIDPSLKGMLGYENWEIINHIDSWTQLIHPDDRSEVMALAQLHLEGFTSEYKIEHRMLHKDGSCRWFLACGVAIRDGNGNCIRMMGTDTDITERKQAEEEIRESETRYRTLFQNNPHPMWVFDLETLAFLDVNDAAIRHYGYSRDEFLGMTILEIRPSEDIPALLENISEVFSGVDLAGVWRHRKKDGTIIYVEISSHTLLFSGRNAEVVLANNVTERFLAEQALRESESRYHSLAKVSPVGIFRTDEEGNVLYVNERWCTISGLTQAQALEEGWSAALYVEDRERVLAQWHKAVEEKQPFQLEYRYQRPDGVITWVFTQTIAEIGKNGELLGYVGTITDITQRKQDEELLQYYAFHDPLTGLPNRTLFLERTRQAIASAKNGEIGLFAVLLLDLDRFQMVKSSLGHSVADGLLFTTAERISSCLNVTDIAARVGLDEFAILLTNLNEINDANRIAEQIYQTLSIPFALNNHEVFITASIGIAMSSIGYERSEDLLRAADMARNHIKSTNKGGYALFEPEWHAIAVQRLLLETDLRRAIEREELRVYYQPIVSLKTGKIIGFEALVRWQHPTRGLVSPAEFIPLAEETGLIVLIDRWVLQEACHQIALWQKAFPDRKPLTISVNLSGYQLSQIGLIERIDQIIQESGIERESLKLEITETTLLGNHTSETALLEQLKALGIQLSIDDFGTGYSSLARLHQLPIDTLKIDRSFVNKIEVNPESTEIIRTIVSLAHILNMDVIAEGVETAEQLMQLKNLQCEGGQGYFISRPVDKDAAENLLRENLQF, encoded by the coding sequence ATGTTAAGCTCACATACCACACCAAACACCAGAGAGGTAATTTTTCAAACCGATATTACGGGTAATTGGACGTTTCTCAGTCCGGCGTGGTTTGATATTACCGGATTTACGCTCGCAGAAAGTATCGGTCAATCTTTTTTTGATTTCGTTCATCCTGAAGATAGACAGTTTGCTGTAGAGCAGTTTCGTGCTTTAATCGAAAATACTACTAACTTTAATTACCAAGAAGTTAAATATCTTACTAAAGAAGGTAGGGAGATTTACCTGGTAACTAAAAGTCAATTAACTTTTGCTTCTGATGGCAATGTTAATGGTACTTGTGGCAGTCTCAGAGAGATCGCTCTACGTCAGCAAGCAGAAGAATATTGGCAACAAAGTTATACCTTATTAACATCTGTTATTGAAGGAACTAACGATGCTATTTTTGCCAAAAATACCGAACACAAGTATATTTTAGTTAACTCGACAGTAGCTAGTACTTTCGGTAAGTCAGTGGCAGAAATTATCGGTAAGGACGATCGGGCTTTATTGTCCGAAGAAAATGCCCGTCAAATTATGGAAAACGATCGCCGCATCATGACTTCTGGACAAGGTGAGATCGTTGAAGAAAAGGTATTAATAAATAACGTTGAACGGGTTTATTTATCTACTAAAAATGTTTATCGCGATCGCCAAGGAAATATCAAAGGTTTAATTGGCATTTCCAGGGATATTACAGAACAAAAAAGATTGCAAATAGAAAAGCAGCAATTAATAGAACAACTTAGGCAAGAAAAAGAAGACTTATTAGCTTTGACTAAAATAACTGCTAATGCGATTAGCACTTTAAACTTAGATGAATTATTAAATGTGCTTTTGAGCAGAGTTGTAGAATTAATGCAAGCAGATACAGCCGTTATACTTTTGAAATCTGGTAACGAGCTAATCATGCGTGCGACTGTGGGAGTCGCATCAGAAATCGAAGATAAATTTGCCGTTCCGATCGGCATCGGCAGGGGTTTTGCTGGCACTATTGGCGAAACGATGGAGCATCTCTATATAGAGGATGCTCAAGCTAGTTCCCTTCCGAAAGATCCTTTGATTAAACAGCTTAGTATTCGCACTATGCTGGGCGTACCCCTCAAACGGGATAACCGTTTAATCGGTGTTCTGCACGTAGATTGGTTAAGCATTCATCATTTTAACGAACGGGAACTTCACCTATTAGAAATTACTGCCGAACGTTGTAGCATTGCTATTCTTAATTCCCAACTTTTTGAAGAAACCAAACATTTACAAGAACGCCTTCAATTGCAAATCGATCGAATGCCGATCGGTTATATTTTAACGGATAAAGTTTTTTGTTTTGTGGAATGGAACTTGTCCGCTGAAAGAATTTTTGGTTTTACAAAAGCGGAAGTCATCGGTAAATATTGCGACCTAATTATTCCTTTATCGGCACGACCTTATGTACGGGAAATTTGCCAGCGGTTGGAACGAGGAGATATGACCGCTCACGGTTTGAATGAAAATATTACTAAAGATGGTCGCTTGATTATTTGCGAGTGGTTTAATACGCCTTTAAAAGATGCGAATGGCGAAATTATCGGTTTTCAATCAATGGTGCAGGATATCACCGATCGCCAACGAGCAGAAGCAGCTTTACTAGATAGCCAACAGCGCTATGCAATGGCGGTAAATGCGGGAAAAGTGGGGGTTTGGGATTGGAATTTACAAACCAATGAAATTTACATCGACCCCAGCTTAAAAGGGATGTTAGGTTATGAAAATTGGGAAATTATCAATCATATAGATAGTTGGACTCAGTTAATACATCCAGACGATCGATCGGAAGTAATGGCACTAGCACAATTACATCTGGAAGGCTTTACTTCCGAATACAAAATCGAACATCGGATGCTGCATAAAGATGGTAGTTGTAGGTGGTTTCTCGCTTGTGGGGTGGCGATCCGCGATGGGAATGGTAATTGTATTCGCATGATGGGAACGGACACGGATATTACCGAACGCAAACAAGCCGAAGAAGAAATACGGGAGTCAGAAACGCGATATCGAACTTTGTTCCAAAACAATCCCCATCCCATGTGGGTTTTTGACTTGGAAACATTAGCTTTTTTGGATGTAAATGATGCGGCAATTCGCCATTACGGTTATTCTCGCGATGAATTTTTGGGGATGACGATTCTGGAAATTCGTCCTTCTGAAGATATTCCGGCTTTATTAGAAAATATATCGGAAGTGTTTTCCGGCGTGGATCTGGCAGGTGTTTGGAGACATCGCAAGAAAGATGGCACGATTATTTATGTTGAAATCAGTTCCCATACATTGTTATTTTCTGGTAGAAATGCCGAGGTGGTTTTAGCAAACAACGTCACGGAAAGATTTTTAGCCGAACAAGCTTTGCGAGAAAGCGAAAGTCGATATCATTCCCTCGCAAAAGTATCGCCTGTGGGGATATTTCGCACCGATGAAGAAGGAAATGTTTTGTACGTAAACGAGCGCTGGTGTACGATCAGCGGTCTTACCCAAGCGCAGGCTTTAGAAGAAGGCTGGAGTGCAGCCTTATATGTAGAAGATCGAGAACGAGTTTTGGCACAATGGCACAAGGCTGTAGAAGAGAAACAGCCATTCCAGTTAGAGTATCGGTATCAACGTCCGGATGGCGTAATTACTTGGGTATTTACTCAAACGATCGCAGAAATCGGCAAAAATGGAGAATTGTTGGGTTATGTGGGTACGATTACTGATATTACTCAACGCAAGCAAGATGAGGAGCTTTTGCAATACTATGCTTTCCACGATCCCTTAACGGGATTACCCAATCGAACTTTATTCTTAGAACGTACCAGACAGGCGATCGCTAGTGCTAAAAATGGGGAAATTGGTTTATTTGCAGTTTTGCTATTAGATTTGGATCGCTTCCAAATGGTAAAATCCAGTTTGGGACATTCAGTTGCTGATGGATTGTTGTTTACTACTGCGGAGCGAATTTCGTCATGTCTTAACGTGACTGATATAGCTGCGAGAGTAGGATTGGATGAATTCGCTATTTTGCTGACTAATCTCAATGAAATTAACGACGCCAACCGCATAGCCGAACAAATTTATCAAACTTTATCTATCCCTTTTGCTCTCAACAATCACGAGGTATTTATCACCGCTAGCATTGGAATTGCGATGAGTTCGATCGGCTACGAGCGATCGGAGGATTTATTGCGAGCGGCTGATATGGCCAGAAATCACATAAAATCGACAAATAAAGGTGGTTATGCCCTGTTTGAACCGGAATGGCACGCTATTGCGGTTCAGCGTTTACTCTTAGAAACAGATTTACGAAGAGCGATCGAACGAGAAGAACTGCGAGTTTACTACCAGCCGATCGTATCGCTGAAAACAGGTAAGATTATTGGTTTTGAAGCATTAGTTCGCTGGCAGCATCCTACCAGAGGATTAGTTTCTCCCGCTGAGTTTATCCCGTTGGCAGAAGAAACGGGATTGATCGTTTTGATCGATCGCTGGGTGCTCCAGGAAGCTTGCCATCAGATCGCCCTTTGGCAAAAAGCATTTCCCGATCGCAAGCCATTAACAATTAGCGTTAATTTATCCGGTTATCAATTATCTCAAATTGGTTTAATCGAGCGGATCGACCAAATTATTCAAGAAAGCGGCATTGAAAGGGAGAGCTTAAAGTTAGAAATTACCGAAACTACTTTATTGGGAAATCATACTTCCGAAACAGCGCTATTAGAACAATTAAAAGCTTTAGGGATTCAACTTTCAATTGACGACTTCGGTACTGGCTATTCTTCTTTAGCCCGCCTGCATCAGTTGCCGATCGATACCTTAAAAATCGACCGTTCTTTTGTGAACAAAATAGAAGTTAACCCGGAAAGTACGGAAATTATTCGCACGATCGTTTCTTTAGCTCATATTTTAAATATGGACGTGATTGCTGAGGGAGTGGAAACAGCCGAACAACTAATGCAACTGAAAAATTTGCAATGTGAGGGCGGACAAGGTTATTTTATTTCTAGACCAGTAGATAAGGATGCCGCAGAAAATTTACTTAGAGAAAATTTGCAATTTTAA
- a CDS encoding beta-ketoacyl-ACP synthase III, with translation MRQIKIISTGKYLPKKQVTAEELAISLNLTPDWIEKKSGVLIRHFVDGETASEMGAFAAKNALIAANLSINDIDCIISTSSVPEQAIPCTAALIQAKLGAENSGIPAFDINATCLSFITAFDTISYLVAAGRFNRVLLVASEVATGLNWEEKESCTLFGDGAAAVIIAKSDSHESSHLICSRMETYSKGARLAECRGAGNKHHPKEYAENPAYFLFKMDGKAIYRLALEILPDFLERLLQPAGLAIADIDMVIPHQASLMAMRLMQKQLNLPNEKLIRIVQNHGNTIAASVPMALHEAIIQGKIKRRDRIMLLGTAAGFSIGGIVLEY, from the coding sequence ATGCGACAAATAAAAATAATTTCTACAGGCAAATATTTGCCCAAAAAACAAGTAACTGCTGAAGAATTGGCCATCAGCCTTAATTTAACCCCTGACTGGATTGAAAAAAAGTCAGGTGTATTAATCCGTCATTTTGTTGACGGGGAAACAGCCTCGGAGATGGGGGCTTTTGCGGCGAAAAATGCTTTAATTGCCGCTAATTTATCTATTAACGATATTGATTGCATAATTAGCACCAGTAGCGTGCCAGAACAAGCCATTCCCTGCACGGCGGCGTTAATTCAAGCCAAATTGGGGGCAGAAAATTCCGGTATTCCCGCTTTTGATATTAATGCGACTTGTCTGAGTTTTATTACTGCTTTTGACACCATATCTTATTTAGTTGCCGCAGGCAGATTTAATCGAGTTTTGTTAGTAGCTAGCGAAGTAGCAACGGGATTAAATTGGGAAGAAAAAGAAAGCTGTACTCTATTTGGTGATGGTGCAGCAGCAGTGATTATTGCCAAATCGGATTCCCACGAAAGTTCGCATTTAATTTGTTCGCGCATGGAAACTTATAGCAAAGGGGCTCGTTTAGCTGAATGTCGAGGCGCGGGAAATAAGCATCATCCGAAAGAATATGCAGAAAATCCGGCATATTTTCTGTTTAAAATGGATGGAAAAGCAATTTATCGGCTTGCTTTAGAAATTTTACCAGATTTTCTAGAGCGTTTGTTGCAACCAGCGGGATTGGCGATCGCAGATATCGATATGGTAATTCCCCATCAAGCAAGTTTAATGGCGATGCGACTAATGCAGAAACAGTTGAACTTACCGAATGAAAAATTGATCCGAATCGTCCAAAATCATGGTAATACGATCGCGGCGTCCGTGCCAATGGCGCTGCATGAGGCTATTATACAGGGCAAAATTAAAAGGCGCGATCGCATTATGCTTTTAGGAACGGCAGCAGGTTTTTCTATCGGTGGAATCGTTTTAGAATACTAA
- a CDS encoding tetratricopeptide repeat protein — protein MSQPIKPVHLLLAATVSLSLTAFGCSSTADKAKETTPSTPVASAPTPSAENTNQTTPSIPSGSEQPQAGNSQTAAPPKGSALDYYQQGIASAQKGDLKATEELWRKSIELDPKNAEVHSNMGVLMQRQGKLDEATKEYQEAIRLEPSNPDTRIKLAIALGQQKKLDESIAQSREAIRVKPDFAPAHFVLAAGLSEQGKKDEALTSLTKARDLFKEQGQTQQADKITELMEKVKSEKK, from the coding sequence ATGTCCCAACCAATTAAACCCGTTCACCTGCTTCTCGCTGCTACTGTCAGTCTTAGCTTGACAGCTTTTGGTTGTTCTTCAACCGCAGACAAGGCAAAAGAAACTACCCCATCTACTCCCGTAGCTTCTGCACCAACACCCAGCGCAGAAAACACCAATCAAACTACCCCGTCTATTCCGTCCGGATCGGAACAACCACAGGCGGGCAATTCTCAAACTGCTGCCCCACCCAAAGGCAGTGCTTTAGACTATTACCAGCAGGGAATTGCTAGCGCCCAAAAAGGCGATCTCAAAGCCACCGAAGAACTCTGGCGCAAGTCAATTGAGTTAGACCCCAAAAATGCAGAGGTTCACTCTAACATGGGAGTGCTAATGCAGCGTCAGGGTAAACTAGACGAAGCAACCAAAGAGTATCAAGAAGCAATTCGTTTAGAGCCAAGTAATCCAGATACTCGGATTAAATTAGCGATCGCTCTCGGTCAACAAAAGAAATTAGATGAATCCATCGCCCAGTCGAGAGAAGCGATTCGCGTCAAACCTGATTTTGCACCCGCCCATTTCGTCCTCGCTGCGGGTTTATCCGAACAAGGCAAAAAAGATGAAGCGCTCACCAGCTTAACAAAAGCCAGGGATTTATTCAAAGAACAAGGTCAAACGCAGCAAGCAGACAAAATCACCGAACTAATGGAGAAAGTGAAGAGCGAGAAAAAATAA
- the cobA gene encoding uroporphyrinogen-III C-methyltransferase has translation MSDYPNGIVYLVGAGPGDVAYLTVKAQQLLARAEVLVYDALVDPQLLELVPENCRQFDVGKRGGRPSVKQAEIDRLLVEQCQQGKKVVRLKSGDPFIFGRCTSEIQALIAANCDFEVVPGISSALAAPLLAGIPLTDPVLSSCFAVVSAHEPDRLDWQTLACMETLVILMGGRHLAEIVQRLQRYGRSQKTPVAVIRWAGHPQEQVWTADLANIVDVTAGVSLSPAVIVIGEVVGLRPYLQSSDPDRKVSIKQALQSSIHDLPSETAITVTTNSSSSRQSQYSICDRNLPLAGKTILVTRSVGQSGQFTELLEQAGANVIEMPALEIGPPSSWAVLDNAIAQIETFHWLILTSTNGVDRFFERLTEQRKDARALANLKIAVVGKKTAQKLKEYNLQPDFIPPDFVADSLVENFPEVLAGKKVLFPRVETGGREVLVQELTAKGALVVEVPAYQSQCPSSIPPAAFDAIRDKAVDIVTFASSKTVQCFHQLVTAFFPSDVLEGVGIASIGPQTSKTCQQLLGRIDVEAEEYTLEGLVKAIVAMAK, from the coding sequence ATGTCCGATTACCCCAATGGCATCGTATATCTAGTCGGCGCTGGGCCAGGAGATGTGGCCTATTTAACCGTGAAAGCGCAACAATTGTTAGCACGAGCAGAAGTACTAGTTTACGATGCCCTTGTCGATCCTCAGTTGTTGGAATTAGTGCCGGAAAATTGCCGCCAGTTTGATGTAGGTAAACGGGGTGGGCGTCCCAGCGTTAAGCAAGCAGAAATCGATCGCTTGTTGGTGGAACAATGTCAACAAGGAAAAAAAGTAGTTCGCCTCAAAAGTGGCGATCCGTTTATTTTTGGGCGCTGTACGTCGGAAATTCAGGCATTAATTGCTGCTAATTGCGATTTTGAAGTTGTACCGGGCATTTCTTCTGCTTTGGCTGCCCCCTTGTTAGCGGGGATTCCCTTAACCGATCCGGTGTTGAGTAGCTGTTTTGCGGTGGTTAGCGCCCACGAACCCGATCGATTGGATTGGCAAACTCTCGCCTGCATGGAAACTTTGGTCATCCTAATGGGAGGGCGTCATTTGGCGGAAATCGTCCAACGGTTGCAAAGGTACGGACGATCGCAAAAAACCCCCGTGGCAGTGATTCGTTGGGCGGGACATCCGCAAGAACAAGTTTGGACGGCAGATTTAGCAAATATAGTCGATGTCACGGCGGGAGTATCTCTTTCACCAGCAGTCATCGTGATTGGTGAAGTAGTGGGGTTACGCCCCTATTTGCAAAGTAGTGATCCAGATCGTAAAGTTTCCATAAAGCAAGCGTTACAATCTAGCATCCACGATCTGCCATCGGAAACTGCCATCACCGTGACTACCAACTCATCTTCTTCTCGCCAAAGCCAATATTCGATTTGCGATCGCAATCTCCCTTTAGCAGGGAAAACTATTTTAGTAACTCGTTCTGTCGGTCAGTCTGGTCAATTTACAGAACTGCTGGAACAAGCAGGCGCGAACGTAATCGAAATGCCTGCCTTGGAAATTGGCCCTCCTTCTAGTTGGGCAGTTTTAGATAATGCGATAGCCCAAATCGAAACTTTTCACTGGTTAATTCTCACTTCCACTAACGGAGTCGATCGCTTTTTTGAACGACTGACCGAACAACGCAAAGATGCCCGTGCCTTAGCTAATTTAAAAATAGCTGTAGTTGGCAAAAAAACCGCCCAAAAACTCAAAGAATACAACTTACAACCAGATTTCATTCCCCCGGACTTTGTAGCAGATTCTTTAGTAGAAAATTTTCCAGAAGTTTTAGCAGGTAAAAAAGTTTTGTTTCCCAGAGTGGAAACTGGAGGTAGAGAAGTCCTGGTGCAAGAATTAACTGCGAAAGGCGCACTAGTGGTGGAAGTACCTGCTTATCAATCTCAATGTCCGTCATCCATACCCCCGGCTGCTTTTGATGCAATTCGAGATAAAGCAGTAGATATCGTAACTTTTGCCAGTTCTAAAACAGTGCAATGCTTCCATCAGCTAGTCACGGCATTCTTCCCTTCAGATGTCCTGGAGGGGGTTGGCATCGCTTCCATTGGCCCCCAAACTTCTAAAACTTGCCAACAACTATTAGGCAGAATAGATGTAGAGGCTGAAGAATATACCTTGGAAGGTTTAGTGAAAGCAATCGTTGCAATGGCAAAATAG
- a CDS encoding glycosyltransferase family 2 protein yields the protein MAIISILLAILFIIDRIVKLTTVIHFFNRSAPVPPEKYPTISLIQPITRGAANLEYNLHSRFNLDYPAPIQHILICDAADTQSQSICHYLQDYYSTVNINILTVEPNQGNIASKITKLQSGIAIAQADILCFIDDDIALKSNAFLQMIPYLLQSGVGATFGLACANNWHPIWSSLMSIFVNANALISYIPISYFTEPFTITGHFFAIDRTNFDAAGGLANMDSRIDDDHELARRLKAIKLKAIQTPIIYQVSNEFSNFFEYANQIKRWFVFPRQSMIEYLSLKERIISYTLSLGLFIPSLAAILALLFPSPINLLSLLTILLVYLFVYVFCSFCYLKQSIFPWQLLLLTIVAIITPIQIFWALLLGDNEIMWRGQRLRIEKGGKYQVIK from the coding sequence GTGGCAATCATCAGTATTTTATTAGCCATCTTATTCATCATCGATCGGATCGTTAAACTAACAACCGTCATCCACTTTTTTAACCGTTCCGCACCCGTACCACCAGAAAAATACCCCACGATTTCCTTAATTCAACCCATCACTCGCGGCGCGGCAAACTTAGAATACAACCTTCATTCCCGGTTTAATCTCGACTACCCTGCCCCCATACAACACATCTTAATTTGCGATGCAGCCGATACCCAATCCCAGTCTATTTGTCACTACTTACAAGATTACTATTCAACAGTAAATATTAATATCTTAACAGTAGAACCAAACCAGGGAAACATCGCTTCTAAAATTACCAAACTACAATCGGGAATTGCGATCGCCCAAGCAGATATACTCTGTTTTATAGATGACGATATCGCCCTCAAATCAAACGCCTTCCTCCAAATGATTCCTTACTTGTTACAATCAGGAGTAGGCGCGACATTCGGATTAGCTTGTGCCAATAATTGGCATCCAATTTGGTCAAGTTTAATGAGTATTTTTGTGAATGCCAACGCCTTAATTAGTTATATACCCATTTCCTATTTTACCGAACCTTTTACGATTACAGGTCATTTTTTTGCGATCGATCGAACTAATTTTGATGCTGCTGGTGGATTAGCAAATATGGACAGTCGCATCGATGACGATCACGAATTAGCTAGAAGATTAAAAGCCATTAAACTAAAAGCCATACAAACGCCGATAATCTATCAAGTATCAAACGAATTTTCCAACTTCTTTGAATATGCCAACCAAATCAAAAGATGGTTTGTATTTCCCCGGCAATCAATGATCGAATATCTGTCGTTAAAAGAGCGAATAATTTCTTATACCTTAAGCTTGGGCTTATTCATTCCCAGCCTAGCAGCGATCCTCGCGCTGCTTTTTCCCTCCCCGATAAACTTATTATCATTATTGACGATACTGCTAGTATATTTATTCGTGTATGTTTTCTGTTCTTTCTGCTATTTAAAACAATCAATATTCCCTTGGCAACTTCTCCTATTAACGATTGTAGCAATAATTACGCCAATTCAAATTTTCTGGGCGTTATTATTAGGAGATAATGAAATAATGTGGCGCGGGCAACGGTTGCGAATTGAAAAAGGTGGAAAATATCAGGTAATAAAATGA